One window from the genome of Microbulbifer sp. ALW1 encodes:
- the guaA gene encoding glutamine-hydrolyzing GMP synthase yields MSQDIHSSRILILDFGSQYTQLIARRVRELGVFSEIRAFDMSDDEIREYNPKGIILAGGPESVPEEGSPRAPQAVFELGVPVLGICYGMQTMAHQLGGAVEGSNVREFGYAQVKVEGQSALLHDIKDHLDDSGSALLDVWMSHGDKVVKMPQGFELMASTPSCPIAGMYNAEKNFFGVQFHPEVTHTLQGNRIYEHFVIELCGCEKLWTPENIIEDSIAKVREQVGSSKVLLGLSGGVDSSVVAALLHKAIGDQLTCVFVDNGLLRKNEGDQVMQMFADNMGVRVIRADAEEAFLSRLAGEDEPEAKRKIIGNTFIEIFDKEATKLKDVKFLAQGTIYPDVIESAAAKTGKAHVIKSHHNVGGLPEDMAFELVEPLRELFKDEVRKIGLELGLPYDMVYRHPFPGPGLGVRILGEVKKEYADILREADAIFIEELHKADWYHKTSQAFVVFLPVKSVGVVGDGRRYEYVVALRAVETVDFMTARWAHLPYELIEKVSNRIINEIEHISRVTYDVSSKPPATIEWE; encoded by the coding sequence ATGAGCCAAGATATCCATTCCAGCCGAATTCTGATTCTCGACTTCGGTTCCCAGTACACCCAGTTGATTGCCCGCCGTGTGCGCGAGCTGGGCGTGTTTTCCGAGATTCGCGCATTCGATATGAGCGATGACGAAATCCGCGAGTACAACCCCAAGGGTATTATTCTCGCCGGTGGTCCGGAATCTGTTCCCGAAGAGGGCTCCCCACGCGCGCCACAGGCAGTGTTTGAACTGGGTGTGCCGGTACTGGGTATCTGCTACGGCATGCAGACCATGGCGCACCAGCTGGGTGGCGCGGTGGAAGGCAGTAATGTGCGCGAGTTTGGTTACGCCCAGGTGAAAGTCGAAGGGCAGTCCGCACTGCTGCACGACATCAAAGATCACCTGGACGACAGCGGCAGCGCGCTGCTGGATGTATGGATGAGCCACGGCGACAAAGTGGTAAAAATGCCGCAGGGATTCGAGCTGATGGCCTCAACCCCATCCTGTCCCATCGCCGGTATGTACAACGCGGAAAAGAATTTCTTTGGCGTACAGTTCCACCCGGAAGTCACCCACACCCTGCAGGGTAACCGCATTTACGAGCACTTCGTGATCGAGCTGTGCGGCTGTGAAAAACTGTGGACCCCGGAAAACATCATTGAAGACTCCATCGCCAAGGTGCGCGAGCAGGTAGGTAGCTCGAAAGTGCTGCTGGGCCTGTCCGGCGGTGTCGACAGCTCCGTTGTGGCGGCGCTGCTGCACAAAGCCATCGGCGACCAGCTTACCTGTGTCTTTGTAGACAACGGCCTGCTGCGCAAGAACGAAGGCGACCAGGTAATGCAGATGTTCGCCGACAACATGGGCGTGCGTGTTATCCGTGCCGATGCAGAAGAGGCGTTCCTTTCGCGTCTCGCAGGCGAAGACGAGCCGGAAGCCAAGCGCAAAATCATCGGCAATACCTTTATCGAAATCTTCGACAAGGAAGCCACCAAACTCAAGGATGTGAAATTCCTTGCCCAGGGCACCATCTACCCGGATGTGATCGAGTCAGCCGCCGCCAAGACCGGAAAGGCGCACGTGATCAAATCCCACCACAATGTGGGCGGTTTGCCGGAAGATATGGCGTTTGAACTGGTGGAACCGCTGCGCGAACTGTTCAAGGATGAAGTGCGCAAGATTGGCCTGGAACTGGGCCTGCCCTACGACATGGTTTACCGCCACCCCTTCCCGGGGCCGGGTCTCGGTGTGCGTATCCTCGGCGAAGTGAAAAAGGAATACGCAGACATCTTGCGCGAAGCCGATGCCATCTTTATCGAGGAGCTGCACAAGGCCGACTGGTACCACAAAACCAGCCAGGCATTTGTGGTGTTCCTGCCGGTCAAATCCGTTGGTGTAGTGGGCGACGGCCGCCGCTATGAATACGTGGTGGCGCTGCGAGCGGTCGAGACCGTCGACTTCATGACCGCGCGCTGGGCGCATCTGCCTTATGAGCTGATCGAGAAGGTCTCCAACCGTATCATCAATGAGATCGAACACATCTCACGGGTGACCTACGATGTTTCCAGCAAGCCGCCAGCGACCATTGAGTGGGAGTAA
- the guaB gene encoding IMP dehydrogenase, which produces MSESGLRIAREALTFDDVLLVPGYSEVTAKDVSLKTKLSRNITLNIPLVSAAMDTVTESRLAIALAQEGGIGIIHKSMSIEEQALAVRAVKKFEAGVVKDPITIESDATVRELIALTSHHNISGVPVMDKGNLVGIVTSRDVRFQTNLDIPVAQIMTSRERLVTCAEGAAPEMVRELLHKHRIEKVLVVNDKFELRGLITVKDYNKAEQYPNSCKDSDGRLRVGASVGTSPDTDDRVAALVEAGVDVLVVDTAHGHSKNVLDRVRRIKEMHPQVDVIGGNIATGEAAKALVEAGADAVKVGIGPGSICTTRIVTGIGVPQITAIAEVAKALEGTGVPLIADGGIRFSGDISKAVVAGAYSVMMGSMLAGTEEAPGEVELYQGRTYKSYRGMGSLGAMSRTQGSSDRYFQDASKGAEKLVPEGIEGRVPYKGPISAIVHQMMGGLRSAMGYTGSVDMDTMRNRPQFVRVTAAGMGESHVHDVQITKEAPNYPVGGR; this is translated from the coding sequence ATGTCTGAATCCGGTCTGCGCATTGCGCGCGAAGCCCTCACTTTTGATGACGTCCTACTTGTGCCCGGTTATTCCGAGGTCACGGCGAAAGACGTTTCCCTGAAGACAAAACTGTCTCGCAATATCACCCTGAACATTCCGCTGGTGTCTGCCGCTATGGATACCGTGACCGAGTCGCGCCTGGCCATTGCGTTGGCCCAGGAAGGCGGTATCGGCATTATTCACAAGAGCATGTCCATTGAGGAACAGGCTCTGGCGGTCCGTGCAGTGAAGAAATTCGAAGCCGGTGTCGTCAAGGATCCGATTACTATCGAGTCCGACGCCACCGTGCGTGAACTGATCGCACTGACCAGCCACCACAACATCTCCGGCGTACCGGTGATGGACAAAGGTAACCTGGTGGGTATCGTTACCAGCCGCGATGTGCGCTTCCAGACCAACCTGGATATCCCCGTTGCCCAGATCATGACCTCCAGAGAGCGTCTGGTGACCTGTGCAGAGGGTGCCGCACCGGAAATGGTGCGCGAGCTGCTGCACAAACACCGCATTGAGAAAGTGCTGGTGGTGAACGACAAGTTCGAGCTGCGCGGCCTGATTACCGTCAAGGATTACAACAAGGCGGAACAGTATCCCAATTCCTGTAAAGACAGCGACGGCCGCCTGCGTGTGGGCGCCTCTGTCGGCACCAGCCCGGATACCGACGACCGCGTTGCGGCATTGGTAGAAGCCGGTGTCGATGTTCTGGTGGTCGACACTGCCCACGGTCACAGCAAAAACGTGCTGGATCGCGTGCGTCGTATCAAGGAAATGCACCCGCAGGTGGATGTCATTGGCGGCAACATTGCCACCGGTGAAGCGGCCAAGGCCCTGGTGGAAGCCGGCGCGGACGCCGTGAAAGTGGGTATCGGTCCCGGTTCCATCTGCACCACTCGTATCGTGACTGGTATCGGTGTGCCGCAGATCACCGCGATTGCCGAAGTGGCCAAGGCCCTTGAGGGTACCGGTGTGCCGCTGATCGCCGATGGCGGTATTCGCTTCTCCGGTGATATCTCCAAAGCGGTGGTTGCTGGCGCCTATTCGGTAATGATGGGTTCCATGCTCGCGGGTACCGAAGAGGCGCCCGGTGAAGTGGAGTTGTACCAGGGGCGTACCTATAAGTCCTACCGTGGTATGGGTTCCCTCGGTGCCATGTCGCGCACCCAGGGCTCTTCCGACCGTTATTTCCAGGATGCCAGCAAAGGCGCGGAAAAACTGGTACCGGAAGGTATCGAAGGTCGCGTGCCTTACAAAGGCCCGATTTCCGCCATCGTGCACCAGATGATGGGTGGCCTGCGCTCTGCCATGGGTTATACCGGCAGCGTCGATATGGACACCATGCGCAACCGTCCGCAATTTGTGCGGGTGACGGCTGCAGGTATGGGTGAGTCGCACGTACACGATGTGCAGATCACCAAAGAGGCGCCCAACTATCCTGTTGGCGGCCGCTAA
- the xseA gene encoding exodeoxyribonuclease VII large subunit, whose product MLHTPPSAPNPLPTDGRPVLSVSELNREVKHLLEGSVPLLWISGEISNFAAPSSGHWYFTLKDARAQVRCAMFKGRNRSVRFQPGNGREVLARARVSLYEGRGEFQLIIEHLEEAGFGALMRQLEMLKAKLQAEGLFELARKKPLPYLPTTIGIITSPTGAAVRDMIQVLGRRYPAAKIELIPVAVQGQGAAQQIANAIALAGRLQRHDLLIVGRGGGSLEDLWSFNEEIVARALAACPIPTISAVGHETDTTIADLVADVRAPTPSAAAEIASANAAALSEEIEGARWRLTRAMELQLRHLRQQVQLVGNRIRHPREQLQNRAQRLDHLEIRLQAAMRGRTQANTLQLAQLERALAQVHPRQQLQRAQLQLSQQTQRLHKSIVSLLQHKGEQLGFSAQLLNSVSPLAVLDRGYAIVQNEQKQVIRRAQDVISGQRVHARLAEGEITAVVE is encoded by the coding sequence ATGCTACACACTCCCCCCAGCGCACCTAACCCACTCCCCACCGACGGCCGCCCCGTGCTGTCCGTCAGTGAGCTCAACCGGGAAGTGAAACATCTGCTTGAGGGCAGCGTGCCGCTGCTGTGGATCAGCGGCGAAATCTCCAATTTCGCCGCACCCAGCTCCGGCCACTGGTACTTTACCCTCAAGGACGCTCGCGCCCAGGTGCGCTGTGCCATGTTCAAAGGCCGCAACCGCAGTGTGCGCTTCCAGCCAGGCAATGGTCGCGAGGTGCTCGCGCGCGCCCGGGTCAGCCTCTATGAGGGGCGCGGTGAATTTCAGCTGATTATCGAGCACCTGGAAGAAGCGGGCTTTGGCGCCCTGATGCGCCAGCTGGAAATGCTGAAAGCCAAGTTACAGGCTGAGGGACTGTTCGAACTGGCACGCAAAAAGCCCCTGCCCTACCTGCCCACCACCATCGGCATCATCACCTCCCCCACGGGTGCCGCGGTAAGGGACATGATCCAGGTACTGGGACGACGCTACCCGGCCGCGAAAATCGAGCTGATCCCGGTCGCCGTGCAGGGACAGGGTGCTGCCCAGCAGATTGCCAACGCCATTGCGCTTGCCGGGCGACTGCAACGTCACGATCTGTTGATCGTCGGACGCGGTGGCGGTTCGCTCGAGGACTTGTGGTCGTTTAACGAAGAAATTGTTGCCCGTGCCCTGGCCGCCTGCCCGATCCCCACCATTTCCGCAGTGGGACATGAAACCGATACCACGATCGCCGACCTGGTAGCCGATGTCCGCGCGCCCACCCCCTCTGCCGCCGCGGAGATCGCCAGCGCCAACGCCGCCGCACTCAGCGAGGAAATCGAGGGAGCTCGCTGGCGGCTGACACGCGCCATGGAGTTGCAACTGCGCCACTTGCGACAGCAGGTGCAGCTGGTAGGCAACCGTATCCGCCACCCCCGGGAGCAACTGCAAAACCGTGCGCAGCGATTGGACCATCTGGAGATTCGACTACAGGCGGCAATGCGCGGTCGCACCCAGGCCAACACCCTGCAACTGGCACAACTGGAGCGTGCCCTGGCGCAAGTTCACCCTCGACAACAGTTGCAGCGTGCGCAGTTACAACTATCACAGCAAACCCAGCGCCTGCACAAATCCATTGTGTCCCTGCTGCAACACAAGGGCGAGCAGCTAGGCTTTTCCGCTCAGCTGCTCAACAGTGTCAGTCCCCTGGCGGTACTGGATCGTGGCTACGCGATTGTCCAGAATGAACAGAAACAGGTCATACGTCGTGCCCAGGATGTGATTTCAGGACAAAGAGTCCACGCCAGGCTGGCTGAAGGGGAAATCACTGCTGTGGTTGAATGA
- a CDS encoding iron ABC transporter permease, with protein sequence MTLRSLLRWPASYPLALVIALMALVPVGVLFGLASDEAQLFDAHNLKVLTNTLLLMVFTVLGSILIGVPLALLTAYVQMPWRRLWLILLAAPLAIPSYIGAFTLYAAFGRGGEIENLLGLPVPAMDGLVGATIVMILYSYPFVMLTTRASLLSLDASLVNAARTLGMSLGVSLWRVVLPRVATGIAAGGLLVALYTLSDFGTPAIMRLDTFTRVIFVEYNAFGLSQAAMLSLQLLVIVGLVLFLESRVRGSRERPGRHLTIWPGRGQRLVIALSVVPILVLAIVLPLAVFGIWLAREGTEGFEFSYAWNSVHASLLAAIFAVILAVPVAHAAIAGRAGRLMERMTYFGFGVPGIVMGTALVYVGLQLPFLYQTLGLLVLAYVLRFLPLAVGSVRSTAEGLDPSLVKAARVLGASPREAFQRVTLPLTVRGMVAGAALVFLEAMRELPATLMLGPTGFETLATYLWRVYEAGYFGRAAIPGLLLVLMSALGLALMLSGERRAEFDVTETPHS encoded by the coding sequence ATGACCCTCAGATCTCTGCTGCGCTGGCCGGCGTCATACCCACTGGCCCTGGTGATCGCGCTGATGGCGCTGGTGCCGGTGGGGGTATTGTTTGGTCTCGCCTCCGACGAGGCGCAGCTGTTTGACGCCCACAACCTGAAAGTACTGACCAATACCCTACTGTTGATGGTGTTTACGGTACTGGGGTCAATTTTGATCGGGGTTCCGCTGGCGCTGTTGACGGCCTATGTACAAATGCCCTGGCGGCGCCTGTGGTTGATTCTGCTCGCTGCCCCCCTGGCGATTCCCAGTTATATCGGTGCCTTCACCCTGTATGCGGCTTTTGGTCGCGGTGGCGAGATTGAAAACCTGCTCGGTTTGCCGGTGCCGGCAATGGATGGTCTGGTAGGAGCCACCATTGTCATGATTCTTTATTCCTACCCGTTTGTGATGCTCACTACCCGGGCCTCACTACTCAGCCTGGACGCCAGCCTGGTCAATGCTGCCCGCACTCTGGGAATGAGCCTCGGGGTTAGCCTGTGGCGGGTTGTATTGCCCCGGGTTGCTACCGGTATCGCTGCCGGCGGTCTACTAGTGGCGCTTTACACCCTGTCGGATTTTGGTACGCCCGCCATCATGCGCCTGGATACGTTCACGCGGGTGATCTTCGTGGAGTACAACGCCTTCGGGTTGAGCCAGGCGGCGATGCTGTCCCTGCAGCTGCTGGTGATTGTCGGCCTGGTGCTGTTTCTGGAGTCCCGGGTGCGCGGAAGCCGCGAGCGGCCGGGGCGTCACCTCACCATCTGGCCTGGGCGCGGGCAGCGACTGGTCATCGCCCTGTCCGTTGTGCCGATTCTGGTGCTCGCCATAGTGCTGCCACTGGCGGTGTTTGGCATCTGGCTGGCTCGCGAGGGCACTGAGGGGTTTGAGTTCAGTTACGCCTGGAATTCGGTGCACGCCTCCCTGCTGGCGGCAATATTCGCGGTGATTCTGGCGGTACCGGTGGCGCACGCCGCTATTGCCGGTCGCGCCGGGCGACTGATGGAACGCATGACCTATTTCGGTTTTGGTGTGCCCGGCATCGTGATGGGGACTGCGCTGGTCTACGTTGGCCTGCAACTGCCATTCCTGTACCAGACCCTGGGCTTGTTGGTGCTCGCTTACGTGCTGCGCTTCCTGCCTCTGGCGGTAGGTTCGGTGCGCTCTACTGCCGAGGGCCTGGATCCGAGCCTGGTGAAAGCGGCGCGCGTACTGGGAGCCAGCCCGCGAGAGGCCTTCCAGCGGGTGACTCTGCCGCTCACCGTACGCGGCATGGTGGCCGGTGCTGCCCTGGTATTCCTCGAGGCCATGCGCGAGCTGCCGGCAACCCTGATGCTGGGGCCCACCGGATTTGAAACCCTGGCCACCTACTTGTGGCGGGTGTACGAAGCGGGGTATTTTGGTCGCGCTGCTATTCCCGGTTTGCTGCTGGTGCTGATGTCTGCACTGGGGCTTGCGCTGATGTTGTCCGGTGAGCGCCGGGCCGAATTTGATGTTACTGAGACCCCCCATTCCTGA
- a CDS encoding transporter substrate-binding domain-containing protein — protein sequence MGAILSKHLLLPVLILTLCGLIVGCDNKAPSPAPGNEPPQEFKKERDTRFENYDESGDLSALKKRGSIRFVTLATSEEDLLPRSAIVTHLHYQLAEDLAKRLKLEPHWIAAASPEKALEMIKNGRADVFTGNLTRTEERAQNFDLTEAIANARQQLVTGQNGPDVEHPDKLDNIIISIMSGSTYVATAQALKQKIPGAELEMRELQKNDTVDQLLDNINRRKNVVTILDSNIVQGVKGYRDDFKAGAFLSEEEDIVWAMRKDSPELRLRINNFLTKKMVKAPTERKSDWASIKKSKVIRFLTYNGPTSYFMWKGTLMGFDYDLAKAFAEKHDLELELIVVPYDQELIEWLKAGRGDFAGASITITEERKARGVDFSTPYIEMAEQVLSNSAKPPIKTVQDLNGRTLTLRAFSIFESIAKALQDSGIKVKIELAEPAVSYEQIVNMVAEGELDATIVDASAAEVGAALREGLTAGPVVSDPLPQGWMVLKENKSLRERIDTFIKEFKASKQYAKKVNYYFKPDKAVSDKILTRIRPGEDLSPYDKLAKNSAQEHEFDWRLIVAQMWQESSFDPNAESPVGAQGLLQVMPRTAEEVGYPPPLFEPKRGIEAGVKYLSWIRERFDDDINLENRLWFSLAAYNAGIGHLYDAQRLAKDLNLDPNVWFGNVETAMLKLSEPRYFKKARYGYVRGAEPVQYVHNISKLYRAYTDISPGEVALRLRYVPNFTHIPRSRAPSTMHCNPLFWISRCEFPVHTGFR from the coding sequence ATGGGCGCGATTCTCTCCAAACACCTGCTATTGCCAGTCTTGATACTCACTCTCTGCGGATTGATTGTCGGGTGCGACAATAAAGCCCCCTCCCCCGCACCGGGAAATGAACCACCGCAAGAGTTCAAAAAAGAAAGGGATACCCGCTTCGAGAACTACGATGAATCGGGAGACCTGAGCGCGCTGAAAAAACGCGGCAGTATCCGCTTTGTCACCCTGGCTACCAGCGAAGAAGATCTGCTTCCCCGCTCGGCAATCGTGACCCACTTGCACTATCAACTGGCGGAAGACCTCGCCAAGCGACTCAAGCTCGAACCACACTGGATCGCAGCAGCCTCACCGGAAAAGGCGCTGGAAATGATCAAGAATGGCCGCGCCGATGTTTTTACTGGAAACCTAACCCGCACCGAGGAGCGGGCACAGAATTTTGACCTGACAGAGGCCATAGCGAACGCCCGCCAACAACTGGTGACAGGGCAAAACGGGCCTGACGTTGAGCACCCGGACAAACTCGACAATATTATTATTTCCATCATGTCGGGCAGCACCTATGTTGCCACCGCCCAGGCGCTGAAACAGAAAATTCCTGGCGCCGAGCTTGAGATGCGCGAGCTGCAGAAAAACGACACCGTCGACCAGTTGCTCGACAATATCAACCGCCGAAAAAACGTGGTCACCATTCTCGACAGTAATATTGTGCAGGGGGTAAAAGGCTACCGGGACGACTTCAAGGCGGGCGCTTTCCTCAGTGAGGAAGAAGACATTGTCTGGGCCATGCGCAAAGACTCCCCCGAACTCAGATTGCGCATCAACAACTTTCTCACCAAGAAAATGGTAAAAGCGCCGACTGAAAGGAAGTCCGATTGGGCGTCGATCAAAAAATCCAAGGTGATCCGCTTTCTCACCTACAACGGTCCCACCAGTTACTTCATGTGGAAAGGCACCCTGATGGGTTTCGATTACGACCTCGCCAAAGCCTTCGCCGAAAAGCACGACCTTGAACTGGAGCTGATTGTCGTACCCTATGACCAGGAACTGATCGAGTGGCTAAAGGCGGGACGCGGTGACTTTGCGGGTGCCTCGATCACCATCACCGAAGAGCGCAAGGCCCGCGGAGTCGATTTCAGCACGCCCTACATCGAAATGGCCGAGCAGGTCCTGAGTAACAGCGCCAAACCGCCAATCAAAACTGTCCAGGACTTGAATGGTCGCACCCTTACCCTACGCGCCTTTTCAATTTTTGAGAGCATCGCAAAAGCGCTACAGGATAGCGGCATCAAGGTGAAGATAGAGCTGGCCGAGCCGGCAGTAAGCTATGAGCAAATCGTCAATATGGTCGCAGAAGGCGAGCTGGATGCCACCATTGTCGACGCCAGTGCCGCAGAAGTAGGCGCTGCTCTGCGAGAGGGCCTTACTGCAGGTCCGGTGGTCAGTGACCCACTCCCCCAAGGCTGGATGGTTCTCAAGGAAAACAAATCCCTGCGGGAGAGAATCGATACCTTTATCAAAGAGTTCAAAGCATCCAAACAGTACGCAAAAAAAGTCAATTACTACTTCAAACCAGATAAGGCAGTCAGCGATAAAATACTAACCCGGATCAGGCCGGGCGAAGACTTATCGCCTTACGACAAACTCGCAAAAAACTCTGCGCAGGAGCACGAATTTGACTGGCGTCTGATCGTTGCCCAGATGTGGCAGGAGAGCAGCTTTGACCCCAATGCAGAGTCGCCAGTAGGTGCCCAGGGGTTACTACAGGTTATGCCGCGTACCGCTGAGGAAGTTGGGTATCCACCACCGCTGTTTGAACCCAAGCGTGGAATCGAGGCTGGGGTCAAATACCTGAGCTGGATACGCGAGCGCTTTGATGACGACATCAACCTGGAAAACCGCTTGTGGTTTTCCCTGGCTGCCTACAACGCCGGCATTGGCCACTTGTACGACGCGCAGCGCCTGGCAAAAGACCTGAACCTGGATCCGAATGTCTGGTTCGGAAATGTCGAAACCGCGATGCTCAAACTCTCAGAACCGCGGTATTTCAAAAAAGCGCGCTACGGCTATGTGCGCGGCGCTGAGCCGGTTCAGTATGTGCATAACATCAGCAAGCTCTACCGCGCCTACACAGACATATCTCCGGGGGAAGTTGCATTGCGTCTGCGCTATGTGCCGAATTTTACTCACATACCGCGCAGTCGCGCGCCGAGTACGATGCATTGCAACCCGCTCTTCTGGATATCGCGCTGCGAATTCCCAGTACACACAGGTTTCCGTTAA
- a CDS encoding adenylate/guanylate cyclase domain-containing protein, whose product MITKAKATLRQIADGLHVRLARLLPRHIPIAFKLALVMTLLLVLGMASLGIFISDNQNRLMRSQLEDFGNTMALQLAKLSSEPILSENNLNLRLLTTNLGMDGKVLGAGIYDHDGALLSATGIQPEIPRHLFAAGTARAQPWFREAADGASERLISFVAPATYQGVRVGSVVVTLSASQMDQAATSARNAIIYATLGMTLLASLLAYWLSRRLSLPIHHLMEATRAIGRGNLATRIDQRRNDELGFLFEGFNNMAAGLLKKSQVEQVFSRYVSKNVADKVLANLDEVRLVDRPIEATVLFADITGFTAMSEKLEPSQVSELLNEYFSYISRACSLYGGVVDKFIGDCAMLVFGILEDDSDHAFNAVSCAILIQRLAAQLNEQRRADGRPEVHFRIGINSGAMLAGNLGSDERMEYTVVGDAVNLASRLCSEAQPDQTIIRKQLFTMLQPRITADAGQNLSIRGKSTPVQIYSVQDIHCDDQAQLEANLHSLMTSGTHQTGLRAVDHA is encoded by the coding sequence TTGATCACGAAGGCCAAAGCTACGTTGCGGCAAATTGCCGACGGCCTACATGTGCGCTTGGCCAGGCTGCTCCCCCGCCATATCCCTATTGCCTTCAAACTGGCCCTGGTTATGACACTGCTGTTGGTCTTGGGCATGGCGAGCCTGGGGATATTCATCAGCGACAACCAGAACCGCCTGATGCGGTCGCAACTGGAGGATTTCGGCAATACCATGGCGCTGCAGCTGGCAAAGCTTTCCAGCGAGCCGATTCTGTCGGAGAACAACCTGAATCTGCGCCTGCTAACCACTAATCTCGGGATGGACGGCAAGGTTCTCGGTGCAGGTATTTACGACCATGATGGCGCCCTGCTTTCGGCGACCGGGATCCAGCCAGAAATACCCCGCCATCTGTTTGCCGCGGGCACTGCCAGGGCCCAGCCCTGGTTCCGGGAAGCCGCAGATGGCGCCAGCGAACGCCTGATCAGCTTTGTCGCCCCAGCCACCTACCAGGGCGTCAGGGTCGGTTCTGTCGTGGTGACCCTATCGGCCTCACAGATGGACCAGGCCGCAACCAGCGCCCGCAATGCCATTATTTACGCCACCCTGGGCATGACTCTACTCGCCTCACTGCTGGCCTACTGGCTGAGCCGGCGCCTGTCGCTTCCCATCCACCACCTTATGGAGGCGACCAGGGCAATCGGCCGTGGCAATCTCGCAACCCGCATCGACCAGCGGCGCAACGATGAACTCGGCTTTCTGTTCGAAGGGTTCAACAATATGGCGGCGGGTCTGCTAAAAAAATCTCAGGTCGAGCAGGTCTTTTCCCGCTACGTGTCGAAGAATGTTGCTGATAAGGTCCTGGCCAACCTGGATGAAGTTCGGCTGGTGGATAGGCCCATCGAAGCGACGGTGCTGTTCGCCGACATCACCGGCTTTACCGCCATGTCGGAAAAACTGGAGCCAAGCCAGGTTTCAGAGCTGTTAAACGAATATTTTTCCTATATCTCGCGCGCCTGCTCATTGTATGGCGGGGTAGTCGACAAATTTATCGGCGATTGTGCGATGTTGGTGTTTGGAATACTGGAAGACGATAGTGACCATGCATTCAATGCTGTCAGCTGCGCTATATTGATTCAGCGGCTAGCGGCGCAGTTGAACGAGCAGCGTCGCGCTGACGGCCGTCCCGAAGTGCACTTTCGCATCGGCATCAACAGCGGCGCCATGCTTGCAGGTAACCTTGGCTCCGACGAACGCATGGAGTACACCGTGGTCGGCGATGCCGTAAACCTGGCATCCCGGCTGTGCAGTGAAGCCCAGCCGGATCAAACCATTATCCGAAAACAACTGTTTACCATGTTACAGCCACGCATCACCGCGGACGCCGGGCAGAACCTGTCGATTCGCGGCAAATCGACACCGGTACAAATCTATTCGGTGCAGGATATTCATTGCGACGATCAGGCACAGCTGGAAGCCAATCTGCATAGCTTAATGACCAGTGGCACACACCAAACCGGCCTGCGGGCTGTCGACCATGCCTGA
- a CDS encoding ABC transporter substrate-binding protein codes for MQRRAFMHGLAAVGALGCLPAARALAASPTATSIGNAISVDQLPKLEGDLTLYLGRGEGGLYENVLEAIKKRNPKLNLKIRRGVTAALANTIVAEAKAGVRRADVFWAVDSGAVGVVADAGLARPLPAALTDQLKPGFQYSHWAPVTGRIRTLPYNTDRLNADQIPDSIMALADSNLSIGWAPAYAAFQSFVTAMRLLEGDKATGDWLRAVSQRAKTYAGELGVVMGVERGEVDVGLANHYYTLRLKSGKPDASVDLAFTKNDAGCLVNAGGVVALSEGDLPTNFIRYLLTREVQSYLASEAFEIPLVNGVQPPAGLVPLSSISPPRWTSPSWLTCARRSI; via the coding sequence GTGCAGCGCAGAGCTTTTATGCATGGCCTGGCTGCGGTTGGCGCGCTGGGCTGTCTGCCGGCAGCCCGCGCACTGGCTGCGAGTCCCACGGCTACGTCCATAGGAAATGCCATCTCCGTCGACCAGCTCCCCAAGTTGGAAGGTGACCTCACCCTGTATCTCGGGCGCGGGGAGGGTGGTCTTTACGAGAATGTTCTCGAAGCGATCAAGAAGCGCAATCCCAAGCTGAACCTGAAGATCCGTCGTGGCGTTACTGCGGCACTGGCGAATACCATCGTGGCTGAGGCCAAGGCGGGTGTGCGTCGGGCAGATGTGTTCTGGGCGGTGGACTCTGGTGCTGTCGGCGTTGTGGCCGATGCAGGTCTTGCGCGCCCGCTCCCGGCGGCGCTGACGGATCAACTCAAGCCTGGCTTCCAGTACTCCCACTGGGCGCCGGTCACCGGGCGCATTCGTACGCTCCCTTACAATACAGATCGCCTGAATGCAGACCAGATTCCCGACAGCATTATGGCGCTGGCGGATAGCAATCTGTCCATCGGCTGGGCGCCGGCTTACGCCGCCTTCCAGTCGTTTGTGACGGCCATGCGCCTGCTGGAGGGCGACAAGGCCACCGGCGATTGGCTGCGTGCGGTCAGCCAGCGGGCCAAAACCTACGCCGGTGAGCTGGGTGTGGTGATGGGTGTTGAGCGCGGCGAAGTCGATGTGGGCCTCGCCAACCACTACTACACCCTGCGTTTGAAAAGCGGTAAACCTGACGCCAGTGTCGATCTGGCGTTTACCAAAAATGATGCCGGCTGCCTGGTCAATGCGGGAGGCGTGGTTGCCCTGAGTGAGGGTGATCTGCCAACTAACTTTATCCGCTACCTGTTGACCCGTGAAGTACAGTCGTATCTCGCTTCCGAGGCTTTTGAAATTCCACTGGTCAATGGCGTGCAGCCACCAGCGGGGCTGGTCCCTCTGAGCAGTATTTCTCCCCCAAGGTGGACCTCACCCAGCTGGCTGACCTGCGCCCGACGCTCAATCTGA